The nucleotide window CGCTGACGGGCAGCAAGGAGAGGGACAAACGCTGCTTCTAGGAAGCAAGCACGGCACCTATGCACCGGCTCTGGTAACGCTCCTGTAAGAATCCCATGTGCCTGCACCTCAATCAACGAAGAACAGAGCTACGTACAGAAGAGAAAGTGACCACGAAATTCGAAGGAAAACCGACCAAATCAAAAGGAAATGCTCCCAAATTTTGCAGAGATGCAATTCAACTTGCAACGAATCTATCCCCAAGAAATCATTGCCTGAAATTGATTCAAACTCCGGGGCTGCTCGATTTGGGGCAAGAACGGGAGAACAACGACGAGCACAAAACTGCAAACACAAAATCAGTCATAGCGCCCGAGCGCATGCGCTCGCAGGTTCCAGCGTCCCGTATTTGGGTTCGGCCTGACTGAGCAGTGATTAGGCGAGCCAACGTGACATGCCTCGTCGGCGAATGGACGAAGTTGGCCCAATTTGGATAGTTCAGGGACTGAATCGGACGTTTTTATAGTTAAGGGACGAAATTGAGCCCAACACGATAGTTCAGGGACTGAATCGGATGTTTTTATAGTTGATGGACGAAATTGAGCCCAGCACGATAGTTCAGGGACGAATTCAACTATTTTACCATTAATAAAGTATTGTGATAGAAAAACACTGTAAGAAAAGTACAAGCGATTAGAGGCAAACACAGGCTGAGGCATGACGAAATGAATATCATCAAGCTGACGCTGAGGCTTCGGCGGCGAGGGCCGTGGCTCCGGCCTTGAGCTTCTTGGCAACACCGGCGAAGTAGGCGCCCTGGTGTCTCGCCACGGCGAGCTCCGCCTTGGAGGGCGTCCTGCTGCCATCGGCACCGGTGAAGGTCCCAGCGCCGTAGGGGCTACCACCCCTGACCTCGTCGACGCCGAACATGCCGGCGCCGAAGGTGTACCCCAGAGGCACGAAGAGCATGCCATGGTGCACGAGCTGCGTGACGGCAGTGAGCGCGGTGGTCTCCTGCCCGCCGCCCTGTGTGCCTGTGGAGAGGAACACGCCCGCGGGCTTGCAGTGCCGGTGGGGGGACGAGTGGCGAGCTGATCATGAGCTCCACCATTCAGgcgcgagcgcgagcgcgagcTAGCTGTGCAAGACCCCGTGCGTTGACCGTGCAGCCTACCAAGTCAAACTAACACCATTTGCTGAAAACATGACGGCTATTTTCGATCGGTTAACGTTTCTACGTTTTGGTGGTATTTCACGTCGCAAATACAATACAATAAACATGAATCAATACTAAAGTAGGGAATTATTTATTAAATCAAGACAGGCTGAGTAGGCATGACGAATGATGTATCATCAAGCTGACGCTGAGGATTCGGCGGCGAGGGCCGTGGCTCCGGCCTTGAGCTTCTTGGCGATGCCGGCAAAGTAGGTGCCCTGGTGTCTGGCTATGGCGAGCTCTGCCTCGGAGGGCGTCCTGCTGCCATCGGCGCCGGCGAAGGTGCCCGCGCCGTAGGGGCTGCCACCCCTGACCTCGTCGACGCCGAACATGCCGGCGCCGAAGGTGTAACCCAAAGGCACGAAGAGCATGCCATGGTGCACGAGCTGCGTGACGGCGGTGAGCGCGGTGGTCTCCTGCCCGCCGCCCTGTGTGCCCGTGGAGAGGAACACGCCCGCGGGCTTCCCCGCCAGCGCCTGGCCCTGCCACAGCCCGCCCGTGGCGTCCAAGAACGCCTTCATCTGCGCCGCCATCATGCCGAACCGCGTCGGAAAGCCCAGGAGCACGCCGTCGGCGTCCGCGAGGTCGCGTGGGGCGAGCACCGGGTGGTCTTGGCGCGCCGGCGCCGCGCCCATCTTCCCCAGCACTTCCTCTGGAAGCGTCTCGGACACGCGCCACACCGTGGCCTCCACGCCGGACACCTCGTCCGCGCCCTTCTTGATCTCCTCCGCCAGCGCCGCCACGTGGCCCCACGTCGAGTAGTACCTgcaggtgcatgcatgcatgggcatAACGTTTTCGAATAAAGCATACCGTGCatggatggaggagatggaatggaagaaGTGCTCGATTGTATTATCACATAGGAAATCGATGCGAACTGCTGGGTGCTTACACGACGTAGATCTTGGTGGCCATTGCTTTGTTTTGCTTCACTTGTGATGTTTTGATGTTTTGCTTTGCACAGGAGCTTCGAGTTGAGCGCAAAGGAACTGTCTTGTCGTGCCACCTGCTCTGCTCTCATGTGATGGTGATTATTTATAGAGGATTAGACTATCTCCAACCATGACAACCCAAACTCAGCACCCATTGTTTGATTTGGGTCATGCACAGTAAAAAAAGATCTCAACCCAAAATTTACGTTCTCCAACAGAGGACCCAAATCATCCCCCGTCATCTACGGTACAGCACTCTTTCTTCCTCCCGTGTTCGTTTCTGTAGGAACGCACAGCAAGAAAACGAAGAGGAAAGCGGCGGCTAGCCACGGCCTACAGGGTCCATGCTTGCACCGCTCTTCACGCGCTCGCCGGCGGCCAGGGAGCTGCGCCGGGGCCAAGGGCGCCAGCGCGCTCGCGCCAGGGGACTGGGCAGCGGCGTCGGACAACCAGGAGGGCAGCCCGTGCGCGCGCCGCTTGCTGCGACGGCCAGCAGCAGCGACGGCGGGGCCGGAGGCGCCCGCGCGTTCGCGCCGTTGGGGCTGCAGCGGCAGCCTGCGGCTGGCCGAGCGCGCTCACCGGTGGCGGCGGCCCCTGCTGGGGGCGGACCGGATATTTGGGTTTGGGTGCCGTGATGGCTAtcccgttggagacagtcttagaggAGGGCAGGGCAGGAGGCAGCCGCAGAGACGAAGGAGGCCGGGATGGTTTGACTTGGACCACGATGCTGATGGTCGATGCCTGCCTGCCGTGCCATCTCTGCTCTCTGACTTTATCAACCGTCTAGTCGGTTGATTTGTCATGCCACGTTAACTCCAACAAAAGCAAATAAGGTGCCAGACACTATCATGGTGTCATCCTGacgtcttcttttttttttcttttccttttttgttttgttttgttgagcCTGTGTCATCCTGACGTCTCCGGGAGTCCGGCTGCCTCGTTTCGTACAGAAGCAGTTGGAAGTGGTTCCTCTCACTTAAAAAAAAACTGGAAGTGGTTCCTCTCACTTAAGTTCAAGCCTAGACAGGTGTTGTGGCTCTGATTCTTTCATTTGAGCTACTTTTCGGCTatagaacattgtttttctctcacaacattttagcataaccatcagcataaaccaaatttcagcataagccacCTGCCGTAGGTTCAAATCTCTCTGACTTGAGTCACACACTACTCATCCAATTCACACTGTTTTAGCCTGTAAATAAGTGATCTAAGCTACAGATTACTATAGCTGACAAAATTAAAGTGGTTTAGATATTATATTTAGTCATAATTATTAATAGAAAACAATTTGTCTAAGGCCACTCCGTGTTGCCCATTTACACATCTAAGAACCCCTAGTAGAACTACAAATACCCAACTCTAGTAACTAGTAAGCCCTCGTATGAGCAGGGGGCAGCTCCTCCGTATGCGCTCCATGGCCAGAGCCCAGAGCCCAGAGCCCTTCACGCAAAATTGCTCTGGCTTCCATGCTTTACTGACCAGAAGCATTCCTACGTGCAAAAGTGTTTGGTGCACTTCCGCTCACTCCGCAGAGCCAGTGGAGAACCCGGTGCGGGGCCGGGGAAGGAGAGGAACGATGCAAGTAAGTCCTAAATCTCCGTAGTTCTCTTAAGATAGAGCTCCGCCATATATAGAAGATTTACTCTAAAATATAGTTACGTCTTAGTCATAAAGTCTGCACCTTGTTTCACTCTGATCCAGTTAACTATTCATCCCATATGTTTTACATGAAATTTAACTCATTGGAACTAATACTAGTGCCAAGCTGCTTTCGGCTCATCGGCTACTAGATTACATTAGTGTCAAATCGACCAACTAACCTTCTACGCCGATTGGGACGGTGGTCACAGCGACATCTAACTATAGCTTGTCCTTACCACACAGTTGAATTTTATATATACTCAGTTGAGTAGAAAATTttaattgttatatatataagatGAATTATTATATATAAGTTCAAGCCTATGTGAATGAAACCAAATATGTACATATTTTTACTATTTCTCTTTGCAATTGAAATAGAACTTTGAAATGGATTTAAGTTCAATTTCATATGAGCTTTATATGAAGCTTACTTTGTTGCATGCCATTGTTTTCACTCACTAGTGTTGTATTCCCGGTGTTGTGGACAAAATAGGGACTACAGGTAACCTCAGTTTTTAACACCTCTACAATGGTACAAGAGATAGAATCTCGGAAGATATAAGTATTGTTCAGAACTTCGTGTTTGGCACCTTATAATAATCAAAATTAATTATctttccccctctctctctcaatTTATTTTATATAACATAATACGCATATACATAGCATACAATATCTGTCCGATAACTTTGTATGTTTTCAATATGTATTTATTGGAACCTCAATCAATGTATGGGAAGCGCATGAGCTCAAAAAATTGATTTTTTTGTGGTCAACCCTTGTCTCTTTATGACAAAACAGATAAATTTAATTAGTCTAGTGACATAATCAATTTCAAAGGTAGGTGAGGTAAAATGGGGAGTATGATCTATTTGTATGGGTCATCCAACCAAAACAACCTTGTCTTAAAACGGGCCTGTTTTGTTGACACAAGGGGAAAAAAAGGTGAGGCAAAGCTGGGTAATAACACGGTATTCccctaaaaaaatattaataacaCGGTAATGCCTTGAAAAAGTCAAAAATAAATATGGATGCATAGAAAATGTAGATATGTACCATCAATCCATCGTGGAAACCTTGAAGTTTTGAACTATAATAACGCATACCTATTCTTCATGTTAAAAAGTGTGGATTGCTATTGTTTATCTCAAACCAATAACCCTCTAATATTTCCGGctgatccccccccccccctattcTTTTTGTTTATCCTTTTTTTGCGACAATTCTTTTTGTTTATTCTAATAAAATGATGTCACTCATATTTTGCATAATCGTACATGATTGCACTGATATATCCATTTtactgatttttttatttttagaggtGTTCATAAAATTTTCCCATATATATTGGCTTATCTCGTAGCACTGGATAAGTACACTCGAGTTTCAATGCGAGACAATGGTTAGCTGAAATGTGCCAACATGTGGATTGATACTCATGGTCACTACAcaataagggcctgtttagttgaATAGGATGATTATTTAGCCAACTAACTTTAGCCCTAATCTCCATTCAAACAGCGAGTATAGTAGGCGCGGACTAATTTGTGAGTCAAACCTATAACCAATCGTTAGTTAACTCTGTATAATTTTAGCTAATTCAAGTTAATTTTTAGATTAACTAATATAATAACTAGCCCTAGCTGATCTAAATAGGTCATACGTCCAACGGAAATGAAATTCATACACACTTCATAAGCTTGGTGTGCTAATAAATATACATAAAACATATCATGGTAGCTGGACAAGCTAGCGGGAAAAAATTTATGCACGTGTGGACGTGTGTTGTAGACTCAGATGAGCCCCTGTGGCACCTCATTGTTGCCGTCGAGATGTGGCTTGATGGACGCTCGGCTGGTCCTTCACAGCGCTGCAGTATGTGGTCCAACTTCATCATGCATGCGAGCTGATCCGTGGGCCTCTTTGATCTAAGGGTTAACGGCTAGTTAGCTAAAAATTAACGGTAATGCTCCTGTTCGGTTGTCCGTCCGTCTGGACGGAATGGACCCCGCCTACGCCGCCCATGTTCGCATCGCACGCTCGCTCTGCGGTGTCTACACGCTACGCGCCCCTGCTCGTGGGATGGATCCCGCCCTCCCCCGCAATATCCCTGCTCTTGCGCGCGCCCCCGCTGCGCACCCCTGCCCACGGAATGGATCTCACCCTCCCCGCTCCACTCCCCTGTGTACTCGTACCTCCCGTTACGGCCACGCTCCATCCGCCTGTCACGCCCCGGTCGAGGTCCGTGCCGCCGACGAGTTCCACATCGGCGACCTCCGCGCCACTCCGTAGCATCGAGCTCCATGCCGGTGTCAAGCTCCGCGTCAACGAGCCTCCATTTTCGCCCGagcagcaagtagatgttgcgcTTGAAAGCACATGTTACAAGCATATGTTTTCagttcagaggtatgttgcaagtttttcatatggatgttgcaaaggtaGATTAAGATGTTGCATGCAATGGttgcacacatatgttgcaagcttttCTTTCCAATTTTTCATTtgtttttcagacatatgttgcaagtgtgtttatctggatattgcatatatttcacacatatgtttgcaagtgttttatttggatggtGTGTATGTGTTttgcaatggtttcaagtgtttttttgcaagtatttcagatgtatgttttaaGTATTTCATCTGCCTTCAGATGCATGTTCTaagtgttgcatttgaatgtttcaaaagtagatcgggtgttgtatCTTCCTTTGAGCCTTCTGCTGCCTCGCCTAGGTGTCTCCATCTCCTTATGACGTCGGCTGGGCATCCGCTGCCTCCTTCCTCTCTTTTCCGATGCTGTTGACGAGTTCCACATCGGCGACCTCCGCGCCACTCCGTAGCATCGAGCTCCATGCCGGTGTCAAGCTCCGCGTCAACGAGCCTCCATTTTCGCCCGagcagcaagtagatgttgcgcTTGAAAGCACATGTTACAAGCATATGTTTTCagttcagaggtatgttgcaagtttttcatatggatgttgcaaaggtaGATTGAGATGTTGCATGCAATGGttgcacacatatgttgcaagcttttCTTTCCAATTTTTCATTtgtttttcagacatatgttgcaagtgtgtttatctggatattgcatatgtttcacacatatgtttgcaagtgttttatttggatggtGTGTAAGTGTTttgcaatggtttcaagtgttttttgcaagtatttcagatgtatgttttaagtatttcatctgccttcagatgtatgttccaagtgttgcatttgaatgtttcaaaagtagatcgggtgttgtatCTTCCTTTGAGCCTTCTGCTGCCTCGCCTAGGTGTCTCCATCTCCTTATGACGTCGGCTGGGCATCCGCTGCCTCCTTCCTCTCTTTTCCGATGCTGTTGATGTTTGGGGTGACGTAGGTCCCACGTGGACATGCGAAAATTTACTACAGGTGTTCTCGATGCTTTTGACGTTTGGGGCGACGCAGGTCCCACATGGTTGTGCGAAACGACGCGGGAAAATTACCGTAGGCGTGGGCGTTTGGACGCTAGCAAACTCAAAAAATTGACTCAAATTAGTTCTAGTGCAACTAAACAAGA belongs to Miscanthus floridulus cultivar M001 chromosome 4, ASM1932011v1, whole genome shotgun sequence and includes:
- the LOC136549301 gene encoding NAD(P)H dehydrogenase (quinone) FQR1-like produces the protein MATKIYVVYYSTWGHVAALAEEIKKGADEVSGVEATVWRVSETLPEEVLGKMGAAPARQDHPVLAPRDLADADGVLLGFPTRFGMMAAQMKAFLDATGGLWQGQALAGKPAGVFLSTGTQGGGQETTALTAVTQLVHHGMLFVPLGYTFGAGMFGVDEVRGGSPYGAGTFAGADGSRTPSEAELAIARHQGTYFAGIAKKLKAGATALAAESSASA